One genomic window of Methanosarcina acetivorans C2A includes the following:
- a CDS encoding lysylphosphatidylglycerol synthase transmembrane domain-containing protein — protein MTRYKKWLFGSLVISAVSIALVTYLTFDSETVEALKRIRLEYILVAALLHIFSYVIWGLRTRVLCKALGHRIGILKVTEIVISSSFVAGITPSSAGGEFLRVHSLNRNKIPLGRATAIVVGERLLDAIFIFSCLPFALYVLGDIVSNYEFDAAFLVANSLVFVLLFCFVYGVWRPEKVKYLMRKLTDRLAPYIGKKTDAAVLHLMEQIDGEIDHFHDSVRVFFSEGRKGLLWGIVYTFIFWIVDFSLLILILMGLSRTPSIITAFAAQVLLAVIMIIPATPGASGVAELGAASIFSIFVDSSILGITVLAWRALTYHLNLLVGGLMSLKVIKDTEIVQKWIGDTAEPRRSA, from the coding sequence ATGACCAGGTATAAAAAATGGCTCTTCGGGTCGCTGGTAATTAGCGCAGTATCAATTGCTCTGGTTACATATCTGACTTTTGACTCGGAGACCGTTGAAGCCCTGAAAAGGATCAGGCTGGAGTACATTCTGGTAGCTGCCCTCCTTCACATCTTTTCATACGTAATCTGGGGACTGCGGACCCGGGTTCTCTGCAAAGCCCTGGGGCACAGGATAGGTATCCTGAAGGTGACAGAGATAGTCATCTCAAGCAGTTTTGTGGCAGGAATTACGCCTTCTTCCGCAGGAGGGGAGTTTTTGAGAGTACACAGCCTGAACAGGAACAAAATTCCTCTGGGCAGAGCTACAGCAATCGTTGTAGGAGAACGCCTGCTTGATGCCATATTTATCTTTTCCTGCCTTCCTTTTGCCCTTTATGTCCTTGGGGATATTGTTTCGAATTATGAATTTGACGCAGCTTTTTTAGTAGCAAATTCCCTGGTCTTTGTACTCCTCTTCTGCTTTGTTTATGGGGTCTGGAGACCCGAAAAAGTAAAATACTTAATGCGTAAGCTGACAGACCGGCTTGCCCCTTACATAGGTAAAAAGACCGATGCTGCAGTTTTACACCTCATGGAACAGATCGACGGGGAAATAGACCATTTTCACGACAGTGTCCGGGTCTTCTTTTCGGAAGGAAGAAAAGGGCTCCTCTGGGGAATCGTCTATACTTTTATTTTCTGGATCGTAGACTTTTCACTGCTCATTCTGATCCTGATGGGCCTTTCGAGGACACCGTCAATCATCACCGCCTTTGCAGCCCAGGTACTCCTGGCTGTTATAATGATAATACCCGCAACTCCCGGTGCAAGCGGAGTTGCCGAACTGGGAGCAGCATCCATCTTCTCTATTTTTGTAGATTCGTCCATTCTGGGAATTACCGTGCTTGCCTGGAGAGCCCTGACCTACCACCTGAACCTTTTAGTAGGTGGGCTCATGAGCCTGAAAGTGATCAAGGATACCGAAATAGTACAAAAATGGATAGGAGACACTGCCGAGCCCCGACGCAGCGCCTGA
- a CDS encoding VWA domain-containing protein, protein MNIALESPEMLLLIIPVIIAGFYLLRKTKTKLVEWRMLVAFLLVLALAAPYTTVTQTINEEDPSLVLVQDMTTSMGLFPEDTGTGLYEALTADTPTTLVQLTGEKTSLGDAVVQYSGLGNQIVLVTDGNNNAGKDLTEALRFAKDANTPVYLVQPELETNDLSVEMLGDKTVVVDNQNEFDIVVRQASEQSVSYFLEVYVDGEISQSRQFSQDTRNNTISINQAFTTLGAHNLSVKITPSDEDFNKSNNEFYKSLYVIPKPKITLVTADSSSPLASILRNLYEVSVVNDYSGAGNITESKALVLDNQIIGNFSEAEMKEIKNYVSNGGGLIVVGGDKAYNYGKYLNSSLEDVLPVISKPSEFQGGRNLVLVLDISPSTAAHGTLGDILSNAISILRNDNLKDANVGVIAFGSVGYDVSGGFLYMGLPQNLALLEDKISQLTPSEESETSLDQGLAVTKEMLEGEDGELDAIIISDGGIEDSYDASLEAAKELQDMGVNLYFVHIRSSAPSQADQTRTLYAEKLMQELGLQNNYKHIDMGERANIEFEDTVVTPEDEEDEPEDLGTYLLLEYSPDHFITKSVNLTSTSITGYNQVTPKAGAERLVITVTGQPVLTTWRFGLGRVAAFSTDNGDGATRWASAVYNGSNSRLISGMANWAIANPQAEEGAVVEALDTWLGTPSDLTLIMYDEGIPQLKLDGTQIDLALTGRNTYEASVNPDEIGIHNISGYPLAVNYPLEYRDVGLNNDINPLILATGGEIYTEKEARAFLLKDARQNSEREATEPVSLKVYVLLAALVLYLGEVLVRRIREMRRLKQAQGETGAEEAA, encoded by the coding sequence GTGAACATAGCCCTTGAGAGCCCTGAGATGCTCCTTCTCATTATTCCCGTAATTATTGCGGGTTTTTATCTCCTGCGGAAGACAAAAACAAAACTTGTGGAATGGAGAATGCTTGTTGCTTTCCTCCTTGTCCTTGCCCTGGCTGCCCCCTATACAACGGTTACCCAGACCATCAATGAAGAAGATCCTTCACTTGTGCTTGTCCAGGACATGACCACAAGTATGGGCCTTTTCCCCGAAGACACAGGGACAGGCCTGTATGAAGCCCTTACTGCTGATACTCCTACCACTCTCGTGCAGCTGACCGGGGAGAAGACCTCGCTCGGGGATGCCGTGGTCCAGTATTCCGGGCTTGGCAATCAGATCGTGCTTGTTACCGATGGAAACAATAATGCAGGAAAGGATCTTACGGAAGCTCTGAGGTTTGCAAAGGACGCAAACACTCCTGTCTATCTTGTCCAGCCCGAGCTTGAGACAAACGACCTCAGCGTCGAGATGCTCGGGGACAAGACAGTGGTCGTGGACAACCAGAACGAGTTTGATATCGTCGTCCGCCAGGCTTCGGAACAGAGTGTCAGTTATTTCCTTGAAGTTTATGTGGACGGGGAAATTTCTCAGAGCAGGCAGTTCTCTCAGGATACCCGGAATAATACCATTTCGATTAATCAGGCTTTTACCACGCTCGGCGCCCACAATCTGAGTGTAAAGATTACTCCGTCCGACGAGGACTTCAATAAATCAAATAACGAGTTTTACAAGTCTCTTTACGTAATCCCCAAGCCAAAAATCACACTTGTTACCGCTGACTCCAGTTCTCCTCTCGCCAGTATTCTGAGAAACCTCTATGAGGTTTCGGTTGTAAATGACTATTCCGGAGCAGGGAATATTACGGAGAGTAAGGCTCTTGTGCTTGACAACCAGATCATAGGCAATTTTTCCGAGGCTGAGATGAAGGAAATCAAAAATTATGTCAGCAACGGGGGGGGGCTTATTGTCGTCGGAGGAGATAAGGCCTATAACTATGGAAAATACCTTAATTCCTCCCTGGAAGATGTCTTGCCTGTAATTTCAAAACCTTCCGAGTTTCAAGGGGGGAGAAATCTGGTCCTGGTCCTTGATATCTCTCCAAGCACGGCTGCTCACGGTACTCTGGGAGATATCCTGTCAAATGCCATCTCTATCCTCAGGAATGATAACCTGAAAGATGCAAACGTTGGAGTAATCGCATTCGGAAGTGTTGGATATGATGTTTCGGGCGGGTTTTTGTACATGGGGCTCCCGCAGAACCTTGCCCTTCTGGAAGATAAAATCTCGCAGCTGACCCCCAGCGAAGAGTCCGAAACCTCTCTGGACCAGGGGCTTGCTGTCACAAAGGAGATGCTGGAAGGCGAAGACGGTGAGCTTGATGCTATTATTATCTCCGACGGAGGGATTGAGGACTCGTATGACGCAAGCCTGGAGGCCGCAAAAGAACTGCAGGATATGGGTGTAAACCTGTATTTTGTCCATATCCGATCTTCAGCTCCTTCCCAGGCCGATCAGACCAGAACCCTTTATGCCGAGAAGCTGATGCAGGAACTGGGACTTCAAAACAACTATAAACATATCGATATGGGAGAGCGGGCAAACATCGAGTTTGAAGATACGGTTGTGACTCCTGAGGATGAAGAAGATGAACCGGAGGATCTCGGTACCTACCTGCTTCTTGAGTACTCCCCGGACCACTTCATCACGAAGAGTGTGAACCTTACCTCCACCAGTATCACAGGATATAACCAGGTTACTCCAAAAGCCGGAGCTGAACGTCTGGTCATTACGGTTACAGGGCAGCCTGTGCTCACCACCTGGCGCTTCGGGCTCGGGCGCGTTGCAGCCTTTTCCACGGATAACGGAGACGGAGCTACTCGCTGGGCTTCGGCTGTTTACAACGGGTCAAACAGCAGACTTATTTCAGGCATGGCTAACTGGGCAATTGCAAATCCCCAGGCCGAAGAAGGAGCTGTAGTTGAAGCTCTGGATACATGGCTTGGTACCCCTTCCGACCTCACCCTGATAATGTACGATGAAGGAATCCCGCAGCTCAAACTGGACGGAACCCAGATTGACCTTGCTCTTACGGGCAGGAACACTTATGAAGCAAGTGTAAATCCGGATGAAATAGGAATTCACAATATTTCCGGTTACCCGCTAGCTGTAAACTACCCGCTTGAGTACCGTGACGTCGGGCTTAATAATGATATCAACCCCCTTATTCTTGCAACCGGAGGGGAAATTTATACTGAAAAGGAAGCAAGAGCCTTTCTCCTGAAGGACGCAAGGCAGAATTCCGAAAGGGAAGCAACCGAGCCAGTGAGCCTGAAAGTTTATGTGCTTCTTGCAGCCCTTGTCCTTTACCTCGGAGAAGTCCTGGTCAGGCGTATAAGGGAGATGAGAAGGCTTAAGCAGGCCCAGGGTGAAACCGGAGCAGAAGAGGCAGCCTAA
- a CDS encoding DUF58 domain-containing protein, producing the protein MTRTNQKIETDFFRQLDRFTFSVRKRVSTVYAGNRPSTRSGHGIDTIGFREYDSSDALKDVDWKAYARTEKLYVRQFEEEKTLTTHILLDASKSMDYPEKGTSKFEYSAMLAAGFAYMVTKYNDRFAISTFTEEIDINRPRRGRKNLMRTIDRLSALELSGGTSISEAVMKYSQVIKSRSLVILISDFMQDPKAIETALYRLSDHDLIVIQVLDPTEKVLPLQGNSKLIDLETGEDIRTYISEKFKERYTQKLDDHTASIKKTCMKVGAEFYTFTTDTPIFNAFYHTIRRRRR; encoded by the coding sequence ATGACTCGCACAAATCAAAAAATCGAAACGGATTTTTTCAGGCAGCTTGACCGCTTTACCTTTTCGGTCCGGAAAAGGGTATCGACGGTCTATGCCGGGAACCGTCCATCAACCCGAAGCGGACACGGTATCGATACTATCGGGTTCAGGGAGTATGACTCAAGCGACGCTTTGAAAGATGTAGATTGGAAGGCTTATGCGAGGACTGAAAAGCTCTATGTGAGGCAGTTTGAGGAAGAAAAGACACTTACAACCCACATCCTTCTGGACGCCAGCAAAAGCATGGACTACCCCGAAAAGGGGACCTCGAAGTTTGAGTATTCTGCCATGCTTGCTGCAGGTTTTGCTTACATGGTAACAAAATATAACGACAGGTTTGCCATATCCACTTTTACGGAAGAAATTGATATCAATAGACCCCGCAGAGGCAGGAAGAACCTTATGCGGACAATCGACAGGCTCAGCGCACTTGAACTCTCAGGGGGCACTTCCATAAGTGAAGCCGTTATGAAGTACAGCCAGGTGATCAAGTCAAGGTCTCTTGTAATCCTTATTTCCGACTTCATGCAGGACCCGAAGGCAATAGAAACAGCTCTGTACAGGCTCTCCGACCATGACCTTATCGTTATACAGGTGCTTGACCCCACGGAAAAAGTACTCCCCCTCCAGGGAAATAGCAAGCTTATAGACCTTGAAACAGGGGAAGATATAAGGACATATATCAGTGAAAAGTTCAAGGAACGCTATACTCAGAAGCTGGACGACCACACTGCAAGTATTAAAAAAACCTGCATGAAGGTCGGAGCCGAGTTTTACACCTTCACAACCGACACCCCTATCTTTAATGCTTTTTACCATACGATCAGGAGAAGGAGACGCTGA
- a CDS encoding DUF7502 family protein, protein MALELEKIINKHESVLKKYRGLYAFADLLATFLVLYALFVLFNMRDIFLMFPAFEPYTGSKYSILGSEIVFETLGLIVLSFALSLILTAVRYYRAEKKDAITLIEEKYPVLRERMRTAYDNRDMDNIIVRDLIGSVVIDSKPVQSSAFLNRKKLAKDVLLTVFAVAVLAYVVHTGYQSTISPTDLDEVIDNIPFPGGSDLVSLEENGGTSGEQQSNEDLLGEPAVIIIEGTEVDLQIPPGAGEGFTSQEEGEERSNESFIQSDIYNPEAIASQSYYENLPEGYRSVIQTYFEQLAEE, encoded by the coding sequence ATGGCTCTGGAGCTTGAAAAAATCATAAACAAACACGAATCGGTTCTGAAAAAATATAGAGGGCTCTATGCTTTTGCAGACCTGCTTGCAACGTTTCTGGTTCTCTATGCCCTTTTTGTGCTCTTCAACATGAGAGATATATTTTTAATGTTCCCCGCTTTCGAGCCCTATACCGGTTCCAAATATAGTATTCTTGGTTCTGAAATTGTCTTTGAGACACTGGGGCTGATTGTTCTTTCCTTTGCCCTCTCGCTTATTCTCACGGCAGTCAGGTATTACAGGGCTGAAAAGAAAGATGCCATTACCCTGATTGAAGAAAAGTATCCTGTACTCAGGGAGAGGATGAGGACAGCCTATGACAACCGGGATATGGATAATATAATCGTCCGCGACCTTATAGGCAGTGTCGTAATCGATTCTAAGCCTGTGCAGTCTTCTGCTTTCCTTAACAGGAAAAAGCTTGCAAAAGATGTCCTGCTAACCGTGTTCGCTGTTGCGGTTCTGGCATATGTCGTCCATACCGGGTATCAGTCAACTATCAGTCCTACCGACCTGGATGAAGTAATCGATAACATTCCCTTTCCGGGTGGTTCGGACCTTGTTTCCCTGGAGGAAAACGGCGGGACGTCGGGAGAACAGCAGAGCAATGAAGATCTTCTTGGAGAGCCGGCCGTTATCATAATTGAAGGCACGGAAGTGGACTTGCAGATCCCTCCTGGTGCAGGGGAGGGTTTTACGAGCCAGGAAGAAGGGGAAGAGAGGAGCAACGAATCATTCATTCAGTCGGATATCTACAACCCGGAAGCCATTGCTTCTCAGTCTTATTATGAGAACCTGCCCGAAGGGTACAGGAGTGTCATCCAGACTTACTTTGAACAACTTGCAGAAGAATAA
- a CDS encoding AAA family ATPase, giving the protein MTEDNIDSGQAGTTYQNAGRIFKSFFEEIGNVIVGQNRVVEQIIISILCEGHALVESNPGLGKTLMISTIAKAMNLKFSRIQCTPDLMPSDITGTNVIEEKGDKKEFRFEPGPVFANIVLADEINRASPKTQSALLEAMQEKQVTVGNDTFLLDRPFFILATQNPIEMEGTYPLPEAQLDRFLLKILVDYPSFEEEMEIINRYTKSETPQITRGLEKSTLLDLQKLTRQVPISEELQQRVLSIVSMTRKDKEHIEYGASPRASIGLILAAKARALIQGRNFVSKEDIDYMAYPVLRHRLILTFEAERSGMTPDEAVEEILKKVK; this is encoded by the coding sequence ATGACTGAGGACAATATCGATTCAGGGCAGGCCGGCACGACCTACCAGAACGCGGGCAGGATTTTTAAAAGTTTCTTTGAAGAAATAGGGAATGTCATAGTGGGCCAGAACAGGGTAGTAGAACAGATTATAATTTCAATTCTCTGTGAAGGGCATGCCCTCGTGGAAAGCAACCCCGGGCTTGGAAAGACCCTTATGATCTCCACGATTGCAAAGGCGATGAACCTGAAGTTCAGCAGAATTCAGTGTACCCCTGACCTGATGCCCTCTGACATCACAGGAACCAACGTGATTGAAGAGAAGGGCGACAAAAAAGAATTCAGGTTTGAACCCGGGCCTGTTTTTGCAAACATCGTGCTTGCAGATGAGATCAACCGTGCATCCCCCAAAACCCAGTCCGCCCTGCTCGAAGCCATGCAGGAAAAACAGGTAACGGTCGGAAACGATACTTTTCTGCTTGACCGCCCCTTCTTTATCCTTGCTACCCAGAACCCAATTGAAATGGAAGGTACATACCCTCTTCCCGAAGCCCAGCTGGACCGTTTCCTCTTAAAGATCCTTGTAGACTATCCCTCCTTTGAAGAGGAAATGGAGATCATCAACCGTTATACAAAGTCCGAAACCCCACAGATCACAAGGGGCCTGGAAAAGTCTACACTTCTTGATTTACAGAAGCTTACCCGGCAGGTTCCGATCTCTGAAGAACTCCAGCAGCGCGTCCTTTCTATTGTGTCAATGACCCGCAAAGATAAGGAACACATCGAATACGGGGCATCTCCCCGTGCATCCATCGGCCTTATCCTTGCAGCAAAGGCAAGAGCCCTGATCCAGGGCAGGAACTTCGTGAGTAAGGAGGACATCGATTACATGGCTTACCCGGTTCTCCGCCACAGACTGATCCTGACTTTCGAAGCCGAAAGAAGCGGAATGACCCCGGATGAAGCCGTTGAGGAAATTCTAAAAAAGGTCAAATGA
- a CDS encoding vWA domain-containing protein has product MPFENPLALAALLSIIPLIIIYMLRPKPAVLSIPSLMFVLKLERERKRVYASLTKIVRDPLFLIQLLMLILLSIGAAGYYYTSNEPLSGEHTVLILDTSASMQVESRFEDAVEIAEGYVSKKNSIILASSTPLLTLEGESASAAGEILGKVKPGASTADLSAAISTGMRLLADEGGRIIVISDFTNWNGDDPVASKNLAESYGLEVNFVKVGKPADNIGIINGWIEATDGEYSYTGVVKNYESESANIEIGTGRGISGNTSKSFTLSVPAGGTNQFTLENLNPGITTISLNVKDDLSVDNKAYISIPDTSGQQILYVTDNGKLPSKTALSLLPNSDLKIRDSLPASLDNYTLVVLAQKETPIANGSVDNIENYVRNGGNAVFIASEALEPNKTEVDLVKLLPVKPLGVEVAEDGLEVEEVLQSSITEDVKTDEISVRKYLNATERTGSTTLVATEDGIPMLSYWQVGKGTIFYMGLNDELGEGAWNNFHNLPEYPVFWIKLVEWLGGIGDISEYNLETGTLTSLAKTEEVQTPSKTLTTSRLLFDEVGIYRVSDKEIAVNLYDDRESNTTIDASELISRAVEKDGSRLVRSDTYIAKNDITNYLIGVMFLLMLLEILIVRGRGEL; this is encoded by the coding sequence ATGCCTTTTGAAAACCCCCTTGCTCTTGCCGCCCTCCTGAGTATCATTCCGCTTATAATCATTTACATGCTCCGCCCGAAACCAGCGGTGCTTTCGATTCCCTCCCTGATGTTTGTCCTCAAACTTGAAAGGGAACGAAAAAGGGTTTATGCTTCGCTTACGAAAATTGTGCGAGATCCCCTTTTCCTGATCCAGCTCCTTATGCTGATCCTGCTCTCCATCGGGGCTGCAGGCTATTATTACACCTCAAACGAGCCTCTCAGTGGAGAGCATACGGTGCTCATCCTTGATACTTCGGCAAGCATGCAGGTTGAGTCCCGTTTTGAGGATGCGGTCGAAATTGCTGAAGGCTATGTGAGTAAGAAGAACAGCATAATCCTTGCTTCCAGCACTCCCCTGCTTACCCTTGAGGGTGAAAGCGCGTCAGCTGCCGGAGAAATCCTCGGAAAAGTTAAACCGGGAGCCAGCACTGCCGACCTCTCTGCGGCCATTTCCACAGGTATGCGCCTCCTCGCTGATGAAGGGGGCAGGATCATTGTTATATCGGATTTTACAAACTGGAACGGAGACGACCCCGTAGCTTCCAAGAACCTGGCGGAGTCCTACGGGCTTGAGGTCAATTTCGTAAAGGTCGGAAAACCGGCGGATAATATAGGAATTATTAACGGCTGGATTGAAGCCACGGACGGGGAATACAGCTACACAGGCGTGGTCAAGAACTACGAAAGTGAAAGTGCAAATATTGAGATTGGGACCGGGAGAGGAATTTCGGGAAACACTTCAAAGTCTTTCACTCTCTCTGTTCCTGCAGGCGGTACGAACCAGTTCACACTGGAAAACCTGAACCCCGGAATTACCACGATCAGTCTCAATGTTAAAGACGACCTGTCCGTTGACAATAAGGCTTACATCTCAATTCCGGATACCTCCGGGCAGCAGATCCTCTATGTCACGGATAACGGAAAGCTGCCTTCTAAAACAGCGCTTTCCCTGCTCCCCAACAGTGACCTGAAAATCCGGGATTCCTTGCCAGCTTCTCTTGACAACTATACGCTTGTCGTGCTTGCCCAGAAAGAAACTCCGATTGCCAACGGTTCGGTGGATAATATTGAAAATTACGTGCGAAACGGAGGAAATGCGGTTTTCATTGCAAGCGAAGCCCTTGAACCCAATAAAACCGAGGTCGACCTTGTTAAGCTCCTGCCTGTAAAACCTCTCGGAGTTGAGGTAGCAGAAGACGGGCTCGAGGTTGAAGAAGTCCTTCAGAGCAGCATCACGGAAGACGTGAAGACCGACGAGATCTCTGTCCGCAAATACCTGAACGCAACTGAAAGGACGGGTTCCACAACCCTCGTAGCCACGGAAGACGGGATTCCTATGCTCAGCTACTGGCAGGTAGGGAAAGGCACTATCTTCTATATGGGTCTTAACGACGAGCTCGGGGAAGGAGCCTGGAACAATTTCCACAACCTGCCTGAGTACCCGGTGTTCTGGATAAAACTCGTTGAATGGCTCGGAGGCATAGGGGACATTTCGGAATATAACCTTGAAACCGGAACCCTGACTTCCCTGGCAAAGACCGAAGAAGTCCAGACGCCGTCAAAAACCCTGACAACAAGCCGTTTGCTCTTTGACGAGGTGGGGATATACAGGGTTTCGGACAAGGAGATTGCAGTTAACCTCTATGATGACCGGGAATCGAATACTACAATAGACGCCTCGGAACTTATCAGCCGGGCAGTCGAAAAAGACGGCTCAAGGCTTGTCCGGTCTGACACCTATATCGCAAAAAACGATATTACCAACTACCTTATAGGAGTCATGTTCCTGCTTATGCTGCTCGAGATTCTGATCGTCCGCGGGAGGGGTGAACTGTGA
- a CDS encoding diacylglycerol/polyprenol kinase family protein produces MPSRDVIFEVLRKSVHLVSVLIVLIYEFYGKEAILWVLMLFLVTVLILEYFRLEQGMKIPFFYMMYREHEADSCGGHIYFALGAIAAISLFNKEIAYAAILMTTFGDLAAALIGKFYGKKRIFKQIFKNDKSLEGSASEFIIDLLIGLVIVGDPFVALVMAFFATLTETAVNQIDDNLVIPIFSGFFGQITLFLLVYL; encoded by the coding sequence ATGCCTTCCAGAGACGTCATCTTTGAAGTCCTCAGAAAAAGTGTACATCTGGTCTCAGTCCTGATAGTACTTATCTACGAATTTTACGGAAAAGAGGCGATCCTCTGGGTGCTCATGCTTTTCCTTGTAACCGTCCTTATCCTTGAATACTTCCGGCTCGAGCAGGGCATGAAAATTCCCTTTTTCTATATGATGTACAGGGAACACGAAGCCGATAGCTGCGGAGGGCACATCTACTTTGCCCTGGGCGCAATTGCAGCAATTTCCCTCTTCAACAAGGAAATCGCCTACGCTGCAATTCTTATGACCACCTTCGGAGATCTGGCTGCAGCCCTCATAGGTAAATTCTACGGAAAAAAAAGAATTTTCAAACAAATCTTCAAAAATGATAAATCCCTCGAAGGCTCAGCTTCCGAATTCATTATTGACCTGCTGATCGGACTCGTAATAGTCGGAGATCCTTTTGTAGCTCTCGTCATGGCCTTTTTTGCAACTCTTACGGAAACCGCAGTAAACCAGATAGACGATAACCTCGTAATCCCGATTTTTTCCGGCTTTTTCGGGCAGATAACCCTCTTTCTATTGGTTTATTTATAA